A stretch of DNA from Nitrospirota bacterium:
AGACGTGAGTCGCTCAGGGCCACGCTCAGGAAGAGACCGGAGCTGTTGGCAACAGCGGAGCTCACTGATGAGGATCGGAAGATACTGGAAGAGCTGAAAAAAGAATTGTAAATTGGAAATTGTAAATTAGAAAATGAAAATTTTAATGTTAAAATTTCCAATCTTCATTTTTCAATAAAGTTTTTTAAGGGGAGGTTTACCATGAACATCATACAGTCGTTGGAAAAGGCGCAGATGAAAGAAGTGATCCCGAGCTTCCGCGTGGGCGATACCATCCGCGTGCATGCGAAGGTCGTGGAAGGCGATAAGGAAAGGATCCAGGTCTACGAGGGCGTGGTGATCGGCCGCCAGGGAGCGGGCGCGCGCGAGCTCATCCGGGTCCGGAAGTTGTCCTACGGCGTGGGCGT
This window harbors:
- the rplS gene encoding 50S ribosomal protein L19, with the translated sequence MNIIQSLEKAQMKEVIPSFRVGDTIRVHAKVVEGDKERIQVYEGVVIGRQGAGARELIRVRKLSYGVGVERLFPTHSPMIDKIEVAKQGKVRRAKLYFLRELRGKAARIKEKERVYATVAGATRLDIAEQK